From a region of the Pectobacterium aquaticum genome:
- a CDS encoding YbjN domain-containing protein yields the protein MDSLIVPDLAMLRRWLDQLNILYFECDSCQALHLPHMQNFDGVFDAKVDLVDNVILFSALAEVKPSALIPLVGDLSQINASSLTVKAFIDVQDDNLPKLIVCQSFSVAAGMTLEQFRHFMQQSEEQISMVILEAGANNLLFIGEEEEGSAARVTTSHLH from the coding sequence ATGGATTCACTCATCGTCCCGGATTTGGCTATGCTACGGCGGTGGCTGGATCAACTGAACATTCTGTATTTCGAATGTGATTCCTGTCAGGCGCTCCATCTTCCTCATATGCAAAATTTTGATGGTGTGTTCGATGCAAAAGTTGATCTGGTAGATAACGTGATCCTGTTTTCTGCTCTTGCCGAAGTGAAGCCTAGCGCGTTGATTCCTCTGGTCGGCGACCTGAGCCAAATCAATGCCAGTTCGCTGACTGTCAAGGCGTTTATCGACGTTCAGGACGATAACCTGCCGAAGTTAATTGTCTGCCAGTCATTCAGCGTTGCCGCTGGTATGACGTTGGAACAATTCAGGCATTTTATGCAGCAGTCCGAAGAACAAATCTCAATGGTGATCCTTGAGGCCGGTGCTAATAATCTGCTGTTTATCGGCGAGGAAGAAGAAGGCTCTGCTGCCAGAGTTACTACCTCTCATCTGCATTGA
- the potF gene encoding spermidine/putrescine ABC transporter substrate-binding protein PotF, producing MFTQRKKWLSGVVTGLLMAASVTASAEEKTLHVYNWSDYIAPNTLANFQKETGIKVVYDVFDSNEVLEGKLMAGSTGFDLVVPSASFLERQLSAGVFQPLDKSKLPNYKNLDPELMKLIAQHDPDNKYALPYLWATTGIGYNAEKVKAALGADAPVNSWDLVLKPENLEKLKSCGVSFLDAPEEIFATVLNYQGKDPNSTKPGDYTTSATDLLLKLRPSIRYFHSSQYINDLANGDICVAVGWAGDILQAGNRAKEAKNGVNIQYSIPKEGALAFFDVLAIPKDAKNLDETYAFLDYLMKPEVMAEISNHVYYASGNLASLPLVNDEIRNNPGVYPPADVRAKLFTLKVQSPQIDRTRTRAWTKVKSGK from the coding sequence ATGTTCACCCAACGTAAAAAATGGCTATCGGGTGTTGTTACCGGCTTGCTGATGGCCGCGTCCGTCACCGCATCTGCGGAAGAGAAAACGCTGCATGTTTATAACTGGTCCGACTATATCGCACCGAACACGTTAGCCAATTTCCAGAAAGAAACCGGTATTAAGGTCGTCTATGACGTGTTTGACTCCAACGAAGTGTTGGAAGGCAAGCTCATGGCGGGCAGTACGGGTTTTGATCTGGTCGTGCCTTCTGCTAGCTTCCTGGAGCGCCAGCTCTCTGCGGGAGTGTTTCAGCCATTAGACAAGAGCAAACTACCGAATTACAAAAATCTGGATCCTGAGCTGATGAAGTTGATCGCACAGCACGATCCAGACAATAAATATGCCCTGCCTTACCTGTGGGCGACCACGGGCATTGGCTATAACGCTGAGAAAGTCAAAGCCGCGCTGGGTGCTGATGCACCAGTTAACAGCTGGGATTTGGTGCTGAAGCCAGAAAATCTGGAAAAGTTGAAAAGTTGTGGTGTCTCCTTCTTGGATGCGCCAGAAGAGATCTTTGCAACCGTGCTGAACTATCAGGGTAAAGATCCGAACAGCACCAAGCCGGGTGATTACACCACCTCTGCGACCGATCTGCTGCTTAAACTGCGTCCGAGCATTCGCTACTTCCATTCCTCGCAATACATTAACGATCTGGCGAACGGTGATATCTGCGTCGCGGTAGGCTGGGCGGGTGACATTTTGCAAGCAGGAAACCGTGCGAAAGAAGCGAAAAACGGGGTGAATATCCAATACAGCATTCCGAAAGAAGGTGCGCTGGCATTCTTTGACGTTCTCGCCATTCCGAAAGATGCTAAAAATCTGGATGAAACCTATGCGTTTCTGGATTACCTGATGAAGCCAGAAGTGATGGCTGAAATCAGTAACCACGTGTATTACGCGAGCGGTAATCTGGCTTCCTTACCGTTGGTGAACGACGAAATTCGTAATAACCCAGGCGTTTATCCGCCAGCGGATGTACGTGCCAAGCTGTTTACGCTTAAAGTGCAATCTCCTCAGATTGATCGTACGCGTACTCGCGCATGGACTAAGGTTAAAAGCGGCAAATAG
- the potG gene encoding putrescine ABC transporter ATP-binding subunit PotG, with translation MNDAIPRPQSKPPKAATPLLEVRNLTKSFDGQAAVDDVSLTIYKGEIFALLGASGCGKSTLLRMLAGFELPTQGQIVLDGQDLSLVPPYQRPINMMFQSYALFPHMTVEKNIAFGLKQDKLPRAEIKDRVEEMLSLVHMQEFANRKPHQLSGGQRQRVALARSLAKRPKLLLLDEPMGALDKKLRDRMQLEVVDILERVGVTCVMVTHDQEEAMTMAGRIAIMNRGKFVQIGEPEEIYEHPNTRFSAEFIGSVNMFEGILQERQDDALIIKSPGLVHPLKVDSDVSVVDGVPVYIALRPEKIMLCEEVPADGCNFAVGEVVHIAYLGDLSIYHVRLNSGQTISAQLQNAYRYRKGMPTWGDEVRLCWDADSCVVLTV, from the coding sequence GTGAATGACGCGATCCCCCGCCCTCAATCCAAACCTCCCAAAGCGGCCACGCCGCTGCTGGAAGTGCGTAACCTGACAAAATCGTTCGACGGCCAGGCCGCCGTCGATGATGTCAGCCTGACGATTTATAAAGGCGAAATTTTTGCTCTGCTGGGTGCCTCTGGCTGTGGGAAATCCACGCTGTTGCGCATGCTGGCAGGTTTTGAGCTTCCTACACAGGGGCAGATTGTTCTGGATGGTCAGGATTTGTCATTGGTGCCGCCTTACCAGCGTCCTATCAATATGATGTTCCAGTCTTATGCGCTGTTCCCACACATGACGGTGGAAAAGAATATCGCGTTTGGTCTGAAGCAGGACAAGCTACCGCGCGCAGAAATTAAAGATCGTGTGGAAGAGATGCTGTCGCTGGTGCACATGCAGGAGTTTGCCAATCGTAAACCGCATCAGCTTTCCGGCGGTCAACGTCAGCGTGTTGCGTTGGCTCGTAGTCTGGCGAAGCGTCCCAAACTGCTGCTGCTGGACGAACCAATGGGAGCGCTGGACAAAAAATTACGCGACCGTATGCAGCTTGAAGTCGTCGATATTCTGGAACGCGTGGGCGTGACCTGCGTGATGGTGACGCACGATCAGGAAGAAGCCATGACCATGGCGGGTCGTATTGCCATTATGAATCGCGGTAAATTCGTACAGATTGGCGAACCGGAAGAGATTTATGAGCACCCGAACACGCGTTTCAGCGCGGAGTTCATCGGCTCAGTCAATATGTTTGAAGGGATCTTGCAGGAACGTCAGGACGATGCGCTGATCATTAAAAGCCCCGGACTGGTGCATCCGCTGAAAGTGGATTCTGATGTCTCGGTGGTCGATGGTGTTCCGGTCTACATCGCGTTGCGTCCTGAGAAAATCATGTTGTGCGAAGAAGTTCCGGCTGACGGTTGTAACTTCGCGGTAGGGGAAGTGGTCCATATCGCCTATCTGGGCGACTTGTCGATTTACCACGTCAGGCTCAACAGCGGGCAAACTATCAGCGCGCAGTTACAAAATGCCTACCGCTATCGTAAAGGCATGCCGACCTGGGGGGATGAGGTCCGGCTGTGTTGGGACGCGGATAGCTGTGTCGTTCTGACGGTGTAG
- the potH gene encoding putrescine ABC transporter permease PotH: MTSFPEHNAAEPPGKARLWFRVLIARWRQKHGRKLVIALPYLWLLLLFMLPFLIVFKISLAEMARAIPPYTDLVSWLDGKLDISLNLGNYLHLLDDPLYFDAYMQSLQVAAVSTLCCLFIGYPLAWAVAHSKPSTRNILLLLVILPSWTSFLIRVYAWMGILKNNGILNNFLLWLGAIDEPLVILHTNLAVYIGVVYSYLPFMVLPIYTALMRLDYSLVEASLDLGARPLKTFFSVIVPLTKGGIIAGSMLVFIPAVGEYVIPELLGGPDSIMIGRILWQEFFNNRDWPVASAVAVVMLLLLIMPIIWFHKHQSKTAEGEA, encoded by the coding sequence ATGACTTCATTTCCCGAACATAACGCGGCGGAACCACCGGGCAAGGCCAGACTCTGGTTTCGCGTACTCATCGCGCGCTGGCGTCAAAAACACGGGCGCAAGCTGGTCATCGCGCTGCCGTATCTGTGGCTGCTGCTGCTGTTTATGCTGCCGTTCCTGATCGTGTTCAAAATCAGTCTTGCAGAGATGGCGCGGGCGATTCCACCTTATACCGATCTGGTTTCGTGGCTGGACGGCAAGTTGGATATTTCCCTGAACCTTGGGAACTACCTGCATTTGTTGGACGATCCGCTGTATTTCGATGCCTATATGCAATCGCTTCAGGTTGCTGCTGTGTCGACGCTGTGCTGTCTGTTTATTGGTTACCCACTAGCCTGGGCGGTAGCGCACAGTAAACCGTCAACGCGTAATATCCTGTTGTTGCTGGTGATTCTTCCATCGTGGACGTCATTCCTGATTCGCGTCTACGCCTGGATGGGGATTCTGAAAAATAACGGAATCCTGAATAACTTCCTGCTGTGGTTGGGCGCGATCGATGAACCGCTGGTCATTCTGCACACCAATTTGGCGGTTTATATCGGCGTCGTGTACTCCTATCTGCCGTTTATGGTGTTGCCGATCTATACCGCGCTGATGCGGCTGGACTATTCGTTGGTTGAAGCGTCGTTGGATCTGGGCGCGCGACCGCTGAAAACTTTCTTCAGTGTGATCGTTCCCTTAACGAAAGGCGGAATTATTGCGGGCTCGATGCTGGTCTTCATCCCTGCGGTGGGGGAGTACGTGATTCCAGAACTGCTCGGTGGGCCGGACAGCATTATGATTGGCCGTATTCTGTGGCAGGAATTCTTCAATAACCGCGACTGGCCGGTAGCTTCTGCCGTTGCCGTCGTCATGCTGCTGCTGTTGATTATGCCGATTATCTGGTTCCACAAACATCAGAGTAAAACGGCGGAGGGTGAGGCGTGA
- the potI gene encoding putrescine ABC transporter permease PotI has translation MNNLPVVRSPWRIVILVLCFTFLYAPMLMLVIYSFNSSKLVTVWAGWSTRWYVELFHNTAMISAVLLSLTIAAASATMAVILGTIAAVVMVRFGRFRGSNGFAFMLTAPLVMPDVITGLSLLLLFVALGHAIGWPAERGMFTIWLAHVTFCTAYVTVVISARLRELDRSIEEAAMDLGANPLKVFFIITVPMIAPALLSGWLLAFTLSLDDLVIASFVAGPGSTTLPMLVFSSVRMGVNPQINALASLILLVVGIIGFIAWWFMARAEKQRYRDMQKARRG, from the coding sequence GTGAATAATTTACCTGTCGTTCGCTCACCGTGGCGTATTGTGATTTTGGTGCTGTGCTTTACGTTCCTCTATGCGCCGATGCTGATGCTGGTGATCTACTCGTTCAACAGTTCCAAGCTAGTGACTGTATGGGCTGGCTGGTCAACACGTTGGTACGTCGAGTTGTTCCACAATACGGCGATGATCAGCGCGGTGCTCCTGAGCCTGACGATTGCTGCCGCCTCGGCCACGATGGCCGTGATTCTTGGGACGATCGCTGCCGTGGTCATGGTGCGTTTTGGCCGTTTCCGTGGCTCCAATGGGTTTGCTTTTATGCTGACAGCGCCGCTGGTCATGCCGGATGTGATCACCGGTCTGTCGCTGCTGCTGCTCTTTGTTGCATTAGGGCATGCCATTGGCTGGCCAGCAGAACGAGGAATGTTCACCATCTGGCTGGCGCACGTCACGTTCTGTACCGCGTATGTCACCGTGGTGATCAGCGCTCGCCTGCGTGAGCTTGATCGTTCGATTGAAGAAGCGGCGATGGATCTGGGGGCGAATCCGCTCAAGGTGTTCTTCATTATCACGGTGCCGATGATTGCTCCCGCGCTGCTTTCCGGCTGGCTGCTGGCGTTTACGCTGTCGTTAGACGATTTGGTTATCGCCAGCTTCGTAGCTGGGCCCGGCTCGACAACGTTGCCAATGCTGGTGTTCTCCAGCGTCAGAATGGGCGTTAATCCACAAATTAACGCCTTGGCTTCCCTGATATTGTTAGTCGTTGGTATTATTGGGTTTATCGCCTGGTGGTTTATGGCGAGAGCAGAGAAACAGCGCTATCGCGATATGCAAAAAGCGAGACGCGGCTGA
- a CDS encoding YbjO family protein translates to MTQRKVYAPVPVMVAGIAIIATRVLGILLLVWELGFSDLSGWIGSNAESWDSTLVLLLSLVIVGVEIRCGFAVLAGVNWGRWGYVVCQAIVVCYLLLASLSEFMPAIFHISGENNAAVLHQLLLQKIPDLLVIVLLFLPRRSKRFFMRQK, encoded by the coding sequence ATGACACAACGCAAAGTTTATGCCCCGGTGCCAGTGATGGTGGCGGGGATTGCGATTATTGCTACTCGTGTTTTGGGGATTCTGCTGCTTGTCTGGGAGCTAGGGTTCAGCGATTTGAGCGGCTGGATTGGCAGCAACGCGGAGTCTTGGGATTCGACGCTGGTGTTACTGCTATCGCTGGTTATCGTCGGCGTTGAAATTCGCTGTGGCTTTGCCGTTTTGGCCGGAGTGAACTGGGGGCGATGGGGTTATGTGGTCTGTCAGGCCATCGTGGTGTGTTACCTGCTGCTGGCGTCGCTGAGTGAATTTATGCCAGCGATATTCCATATCTCAGGAGAGAACAACGCTGCCGTGCTGCATCAGCTCCTGCTGCAAAAAATTCCAGATCTTCTGGTGATTGTTTTACTGTTTCTGCCACGACGCAGTAAGCGCTTCTTTATGCGTCAGAAATAG
- the rlmC gene encoding 23S rRNA (uracil(747)-C(5))-methyltransferase RlmC, translating to MHCARYSTGTCRSCQWLEKAYPQQLSDKQQHLEGLLQPHAVQCWLPVQPSAQSAFRNKAKMVVSGSVERPLLGMLHRDGTAVDLCDCPLYPSSFAPVFDVLKVFIARAGLTPYNVARRRGELKHLLLTESTQRGAFMLRFVLRSETKLAQLRAALPWLQQQLPQLEVISANIQPVHQAIMEGKTEIILSDAAALAEQFNQVPLYIRPQSFFQTNPQVAAALYATARDWVAELDITSMWDLFCGVGGFGLHCASSEMRLTGIEISAEAIACARRSAEQLGLKQVEFQALDSTQFATAKAEIPDLVLVNPPRRGIGSELCAYLSRMTPDYILYSSCNAESMAKDMTELTNYRALRVQLFDMFPHTAHYEVLTLLKREDG from the coding sequence ATGCATTGTGCCCGCTACAGCACGGGAACCTGTCGTTCCTGCCAATGGTTGGAAAAAGCCTACCCTCAGCAATTGTCTGATAAGCAGCAGCATCTTGAAGGTTTGCTGCAACCGCACGCTGTGCAGTGCTGGTTGCCCGTGCAACCTTCTGCGCAGTCTGCATTTCGTAATAAAGCTAAAATGGTGGTGAGCGGCAGCGTGGAACGCCCGCTGCTGGGGATGCTGCATCGTGATGGAACGGCGGTGGATCTCTGCGATTGCCCGCTTTATCCGTCCAGCTTTGCGCCGGTTTTCGACGTGCTTAAAGTCTTCATCGCAAGGGCAGGGCTGACGCCTTATAACGTGGCTCGACGTCGCGGGGAACTGAAACACCTGCTACTGACGGAAAGTACGCAGCGCGGTGCGTTCATGCTGCGCTTTGTCTTGCGCTCAGAAACCAAGCTGGCGCAGTTGCGAGCCGCATTGCCGTGGCTACAGCAGCAATTGCCTCAGCTTGAGGTCATATCCGCCAATATTCAGCCTGTGCATCAGGCGATTATGGAAGGGAAAACGGAGATTATCCTGAGTGACGCAGCCGCATTGGCTGAACAATTCAATCAGGTGCCGCTGTATATCCGCCCACAAAGCTTTTTCCAGACGAACCCGCAGGTGGCAGCCGCGCTGTATGCGACGGCACGTGATTGGGTAGCAGAGTTGGATATTACTAGCATGTGGGATCTGTTTTGCGGGGTAGGGGGTTTTGGCCTGCACTGTGCATCATCGGAGATGCGTCTGACGGGGATTGAAATCAGCGCTGAGGCGATAGCCTGCGCGCGTCGCTCTGCGGAACAGTTAGGGTTGAAGCAGGTGGAGTTTCAGGCGCTGGATTCAACGCAGTTCGCGACGGCTAAAGCGGAAATCCCGGATCTGGTGTTGGTCAATCCGCCGCGCCGCGGTATCGGCAGCGAACTGTGTGCCTACCTGAGTCGCATGACACCAGACTATATTCTCTATTCCAGCTGTAACGCGGAAAGCATGGCGAAAGACATGACAGAGCTGACGAATTACCGAGCGCTGCGCGTACAGCTGTTCGATATGTTCCCTCATACGGCGCACTACGAAGTACTGACGTTACTGAAGCGTGAGGATGGCTAA
- the artJ gene encoding arginine ABC transporter substrate-binding protein, translated as MKKLVLATLLAGIAFSATAADTIRFASSATYPPFESLDASNEIVGFDMDLAKALCKQMQATCTFTNQAFDSLIPALKFRRYDAVISGMDITPERSKQVAFTQPYYANSAVVIAQKGKFSDFAAMKGKRIGMENGTTHQKYMHDKHQEVQTVSYDSYQNAVLDLKNGRIDGVFGDTAVVNEWIKTNPELATVGEHVTDAEYFGTGLGIAVRPDDKALLEKLNKALDAIKADGTYKTINDKWFPQ; from the coding sequence ATGAAAAAATTAGTGCTCGCCACGTTACTGGCAGGAATTGCCTTCAGCGCCACCGCCGCAGACACCATCCGTTTTGCGTCATCAGCCACCTACCCGCCATTTGAGTCACTGGATGCCAGTAACGAAATCGTCGGTTTCGATATGGATCTGGCGAAAGCGCTGTGTAAGCAAATGCAAGCGACTTGTACGTTCACCAATCAGGCGTTTGACAGCCTGATCCCTGCACTGAAATTCCGCCGCTATGACGCAGTGATTTCCGGTATGGATATCACCCCCGAGCGCAGCAAGCAGGTCGCGTTCACGCAACCTTACTATGCCAACTCTGCTGTGGTTATCGCGCAAAAAGGGAAATTCAGCGACTTCGCCGCGATGAAGGGCAAACGCATTGGGATGGAAAACGGCACGACGCACCAGAAGTACATGCATGATAAGCACCAGGAAGTGCAAACTGTCTCTTATGACAGCTACCAGAACGCGGTTCTGGATCTGAAAAATGGCCGTATTGATGGCGTATTCGGTGATACCGCTGTTGTCAACGAGTGGATTAAAACGAACCCTGAACTGGCAACGGTTGGCGAACATGTGACTGACGCAGAATACTTCGGCACCGGACTGGGCATCGCCGTTCGTCCCGATGACAAGGCGCTGCTGGAGAAGTTAAATAAAGCGCTGGATGCCATCAAAGCGGACGGCACTTACAAAACCATCAACGACAAGTGGTTCCCGCAATAA
- the artM gene encoding arginine ABC transporter permease ArtM has product MLAYLPELVKGLHTSLTLTAVSIVVALVLSLLLTVVLTLKTPVISLLAKGYITLFTGTPLLVQIFLIYYGPGQFTSIQQIPWLWSLLSQPWLCAMVALALNSAAYTTQLFYGAVKAIPAGQWQSCAALGMDQKQTLRILLPFAFKRALSSYSNEVVLVFKSTSLAYTITLMEVMGYSQLMYGRTYDVMVFGAAGIIYLCVNGLLTLLMRWVERRSLAFERRN; this is encoded by the coding sequence ATGCTCGCTTATTTACCTGAGCTAGTAAAAGGCCTGCATACCAGCCTGACCTTAACTGCCGTTTCCATCGTCGTAGCACTGGTGCTATCACTGCTGCTGACTGTGGTACTGACGCTCAAAACGCCGGTCATATCGCTGTTGGCGAAAGGCTACATTACGCTGTTTACCGGTACGCCGCTGCTGGTGCAAATCTTCCTGATTTACTATGGGCCCGGACAGTTTACTTCTATCCAGCAAATCCCCTGGCTGTGGAGCCTGCTTTCACAACCGTGGCTGTGTGCGATGGTGGCGCTGGCGCTCAACAGTGCAGCGTATACTACGCAACTGTTCTATGGTGCGGTAAAAGCGATCCCTGCCGGACAGTGGCAATCCTGTGCCGCGTTGGGCATGGATCAGAAGCAAACATTACGTATTTTGCTGCCGTTTGCGTTTAAACGTGCGCTGTCTTCTTATTCAAATGAAGTGGTGCTGGTGTTTAAGAGTACCTCACTGGCTTACACCATCACGCTGATGGAAGTCATGGGCTACAGCCAACTGATGTACGGCCGGACGTATGATGTGATGGTGTTTGGTGCCGCTGGGATTATCTACCTGTGCGTCAACGGGTTACTGACGTTGCTGATGCGCTGGGTTGAGCGTCGCTCACTGGCATTCGAACGCCGTAATTAA
- the artQ gene encoding arginine ABC transporter permease ArtQ: MIEFQPLASAAGMTVGLAVCALVLGLVLAMLFAVWETVRWKAVSWTGTAVVTLLRGLPEILVVLFIYFGSSQLLMMLADGFTLNLFIVQIPVKLDIGMFEISPFLCGVIALALLYAAYASQTLRGALKAVPQGQWESGQALGLSKSAIFFRLIMPQMWRHALPGLGNQWLVLLKDTALVSLISVNDLMLQTKSIATRTQEPFTWYVVAAAIYLIITLLSQYVLKRIELRTTRFERRPS; the protein is encoded by the coding sequence ATGATTGAATTTCAACCTCTTGCAAGCGCCGCCGGGATGACCGTCGGCCTTGCCGTTTGTGCACTGGTGCTCGGCCTCGTGCTGGCGATGCTGTTTGCCGTTTGGGAAACTGTCCGCTGGAAAGCCGTTAGCTGGACGGGAACCGCCGTCGTGACGCTGTTGCGCGGCCTGCCAGAAATTCTGGTCGTGCTGTTCATCTATTTCGGCTCTTCTCAACTGCTGATGATGCTGGCAGACGGTTTTACTCTGAATCTCTTCATCGTGCAGATTCCGGTAAAACTGGATATCGGCATGTTTGAAATCAGCCCATTCCTGTGCGGCGTCATTGCGCTGGCGCTGCTGTATGCGGCCTACGCCTCCCAAACGCTGCGCGGCGCGCTGAAAGCCGTCCCGCAAGGGCAATGGGAATCGGGTCAGGCGCTGGGGCTCAGTAAATCCGCGATCTTTTTCCGTCTGATCATGCCGCAGATGTGGCGTCACGCCCTGCCGGGGTTAGGCAATCAGTGGCTGGTATTGCTAAAAGATACCGCGCTGGTGTCGCTGATCAGCGTGAACGATTTGATGCTGCAAACCAAAAGTATTGCGACACGGACGCAAGAGCCCTTCACCTGGTACGTTGTCGCGGCGGCGATCTATTTGATTATTACGCTGTTAAGTCAATATGTGCTGAAACGCATTGAACTGCGCACCACGCGTTTTGAGCGGAGGCCTTCCTGA